GAAAATAACATGATTGATACAGAAATCTATGCGGGCAAAAATACGGTAGAACAAAATCTCGTGAAACAAGGGCATGAAGAGTTATACCGATTTTGTGATCAGCACAGCATTCCTTATAAAAAATGTGGCAAGCTTATTGTAGCAAAAGACGAAAAGGAAGTAGAACTTCTTCACTTTTTACAAAGAAATGATGAAAATAGTACGGTTCTTTCACAAGAGGAGCTTTTCGAACGAGAACCTTTTGCACTTGGTGTAGGCGCCCTTTATCTTCCATCTGCAGGCATTGTTGAGTATAAAAAAGTTGCCTCAGCACTTTTACAAGAGGTAACAGAAAGTGGAGCGGAAATACGATATGATGAAAAAGTAAAAAGTATTGTGGAAGGGAAGAAATCGGTTGTAGTAGAAACGAACAATGGAGCGTACTATGCCAAAAAATATATTAATTGTGAAGAATCTCAAAGTGATAAAGTTGCAAAATTAAGCGACTACTATACAGATATAGAGAAGTTCCCGTTACAAAGACAGTACTATTCTGTTAAAGAAGCGAAACTCCAGCACATTGTGTCACCTGTGCCATCTGCCCTTGTCCCTTTTGTAAATATTTATGTAGCTCCGACGCTTAACGGCGGAATGGAAGTTGGTTCTTCCATAAACGAGGGTCACGGTAAAGGAAATATAAAAGAGTTTATTTCGAATATATCAAGTATCAGAAAAGTTTCTTCTTACAAAAGCATGCTTGGAACATATAAAAAAGCGATGAAGGATGTAGGCTCCGAAGAGTATTTCTTAGAACAGGTGCAAACCGTTATTCCTTCCATTGCTAGAGAAGATCTTATACCGCATTTTACAGAGCAGGATCAAGCTGTTGTTATAACAGACGACCAGTTCCGAGATGGCTTCTTCTTCATTAATGGGGAGTGTTCTGCTCATGTTGTGCAAATACCATACTATGGGAGAAAAGCCTCGTTCGCTATTGGGCAGTATTTAGTAAATCAAGTGTATGAGCCTACGCTTCTCTCTTAAAGAAAAAGCCCGTGCCATAACACGGGCTTATTTTAACAAAGTTCGAATTTCTTTAGGATTATAGTTGAATTCAAAGAAAAGGGTCCGATTTTCATCAGTAAATACCATAAGGAGCGGTTTTTCACGCTCGCCAAAAATAATAATAACTTCATCAACAAGGTCGTCCATCCATTCATTTTTAATGGAAACAGCAGGGTCAAGGGGAATCCGCACTAATGCTCCTTTTCGAGGAAGCGGGCTTACTTTTTTACTTAATAAAGTTATGGAACGGATGCTTTTTTCTGCCTCTTTTTGCAGTACCTTATTTGTTGGTGTAATCTTAACAACTTTACTTTGGGTAAGATCGAAAACTTCCACATTCTTATTTGAGGATGTGAAAGAATCTGAAAATCCAGTTAGAAATATAGAAAATATAACAAGATAAACAGCAATTTTCTTGCTCATTTATTTTTTCGCTCCTTTCTTTCTTGAAAGAGCAGTTTTATATAAATTCTTCTTCTTTTTTATACTTCCCACTACATAAAGTTTTACGAAAGGTAATAAAGGGTTATAGAGTAAAAAAGAGAAGGTTTGTTTTAAATAAAGTAACTTTAGCAATATTTATATAGGATTTTTATATTGACTTGTTGAATAATATAAGAATATAACCTGTTAAGCATGCACGATAAAAATGTAAAGGAGAGAAAAAAATTGATACGCTTACTGCAGATTGCTTATGATATGCCGTGGTTAGTGGAGTGCAGCGAACAGCTTGCCCGGGCGCATGAAGAAGTTTTTCATTCGCTTGCTACAATAGGACAAGAATCAGTTCCTTCTTTTAATCAGGAACAGTTTTTAGATCACATAAAGAAATGGGTTTTAGAAACTTTTTCATACATAGAAGATGTTAAGAAATACGAGGAAAACCAAAATTTGGAGAGGGAACAAGAAGTTTTAAATTACTTTAAATATTTGGAAGACAACCAGCTTCCCCATTTTTATGTCATGGTTGAATGTCTTGTTCGTGAAATAGGAAAGGATCTTTATTTTCTTCATTCAGCTGGATTTTCTGAAGAAGAAAGAAACGTTATCTTTTACACATACAAAGAAGAACAAGAGATTATTCAAAATGAAGCGGAAGTAGCAAATTGGCAAGGATAGGATGGTTCACCACCTTTTTTGTATAAAGGACAAAGCCTCTTTATGATACACTTTACTCAATGGTAAAGTTAAGGAGGCGTTAGATTGACTAACTTTGCAGCAAATGTCTTTTTTTATGAAAAGCGTAAAGGTCATCTTGCCAAACTTACGGCAATTTGTGATAGTATTGAAGGTTTTCCTCTAGATTATACGGCAGAAAGTTTGCTTGATATCGAACTTTTATATAGAGAGATAGAGAAAAAAGAAAAATGGTCCATCTTTCAAACGTCAAAAGAAGAGTTTGAGGAAATGATGTTTGTGTACTTTGGGGAAGTTGTGATCGAATCTCTATCTGGCGCTCAATGGGTGATAGCAGAACATCCTCTTTTACAAGGGGAACAGGTGATGGGGATGGAGTATAATGCATATGCAATCTATGCTACGGCTGGTTTTGAAGACTTAAACAACAAGCCTCTTCACTACTTGTTTTATGAGTATGAACGGTTTACAAGAAGAAAAGCTATATAAACGATAAAAAAGGGTAGTCATAAAAAAATGACTACCCTTTTTTTGTTGTTACTTTGTATAAAAAGAGTGAAAGGAGGGATAAAGATGGCAAATACAATCTTACAAACACGCAAGCTTCGACTCGTATTTTTGGAAGGGACAAATGAGAAAGGAAATCCGGTTTATGCTTTTAAAACGTACAACACAAAAGCTAGCAGCACCGAAGATCAGTTGTACAAAGCAGCGAATGCTCTTGCTTCCTTACAATCGCTTCCACTTGAAAGAGTAGAACAAAATGACGTTCATTTTATTGTTGAATAATAAGGGGGAACAATAATGGAGAAAACGCTAAGTATGCAGTTTTTAAATGAAAGTGGAAAATCAGTAAGTATCTCTTTGCAGCATCCTAGAGAAAATGTGACAGAAGCCGAGATTAAAGCAGTGATGGAGGAACTTATTTTACAGAACATATTTAGTTCACAAGGTGGAGATTTTAAAGAGGTAAAAGGAGCTCAAATTGTGAGTCGAGAAGTAACAGAGCTTATCGTTTAAAGAAAACGCCAAGCGCTGCTAAAAACATATTAGCACGCTTGGTCTTTTTTTATAAAAGAGGTGAAATTCTAGTACATTTACGTTAGAATAGGGGGATATAAAATGGACCAATTTATTTCAATTGCATCAGAAGTTGGCTTTCCAATTGCTGTGAGCATCTATTTGCTTCATAGAATTGAAGGAAGACTTAATGCGCTAATTGAATCTGTTGACAAGCTACCAGAGCGACTTTTTTAAAGTTTAAAATGAAAAGGTAAAGCCCCTCTAAAAGACGCATCAAAGGGGGAGTTTTACCTATTTTTTGACGTTCTTGAAACCTTTACATCCATTAAACGTATGAAAAGAGAATTTGACTTTTTTAATAAAACAATGTAAAACCAGAAATTAAGGTGCAACTTTTTGCTGCCTCGATTCGTTTTGTAAACGGAATAAACGGGTGGAGGTTATAGAAAGGGAAAATACAATGGATGAACAAACGTTAGAAGACTTATATAGGCAATATGTAACAGATGTGTATCGATACCTCCTTTCGTTAAGTAAAGACCATTATATAAGTGAGGATTTAGTGCAGGAAGTATTTTATCGTGCTTACTTACATGTTGATAAAGATGAGACAACCAATATAAAAGCCTGGCTATTTAGAGTTGCGCATAACGTGTGGATTGATTTCTTAAGGAAACATAAACGTGTATCTGTTGTTGACGATGAATTTTTTCGTACTGTTCAATCGAACGATCAAGTGGAAAAACAGGTGCTTACAAAAGATTCGGTTCAAAATGTTTTTAACGCTATGGACGAACTATCTCCTAAATATAGACAAGCTGTCTTGCTATCAGATGTAAGAGAACTTACATATCAGGAAGCAGCAGATGAGATGGGTGTATCGCTTGCGAACTACAAAAGTATTTTGTTTCGAGCACGACGGAAACTGCGCAAGTTAAAGGAAAAGGATGATGACATTGGATAATGAATTTCGCAAGAAGCTAGAGCTCTATAAAGAAGGAAAGCTTTCTCAAGCTGAGGAAGAGGAGCTCGAGCAAGACTTAGAAAAGTTTGAGGTTTATCAAGATTTTCTTGATGAAGAATTTGAACCGAATATGGAAGAACAAGGATTATCGGAAGAGAAAAAGTTGAAATTAATCAACTTAGGAAGAAGAAAAGCTGTAATTAAAGCGGCTTTGCTTGGAAGTGTATTGCTTCTTTCTATCTTACCTGCTGGGACGCTTTTAACGTATATCTTTTACGGATACGGAGAAGAACAAAATATGGCAAATCGCTTTTTGGACGTTGCCTCAGATACGGTAATGGTCACAGAGCCCAACGTACAAGTTGATCGCAATAAGTTTCATGAGCAAGTTGGTCTTTTTACCTTAAGTGCCAATCTTGATATGTGGAAACAAGTTGGAACAGAACAGACACGGATTGGGGATAAAGGACTCAATTTATGGTTTAGTAACCTTGAAAACGTGGATCATAATTATTTAAGCGATTCTTTTTCTTCTTCTCAGAAAGTGAAAGACTTAAAAATCCATCATCCGAGCGTGAGCCCGTTTCCTTCATCTGAAAAAGAGTGGCAGCGTTTAAGTCAGCTACCAGAAGGAACGGTTGCAGAGGCTTACGTGTCGTTTGACAAATTATATGATCCAAGTGATGTGGAAAATCTGCTAGGGAATATAGATCATAAAACATTATGGTATGCTATTGATACAGGATATGAAAAAGAACAAAAAGATAAAAATGGCGTTGTGGTAACACCAATGGGTTATCCTGTTCAAAATGGAATTGAAAATCCAAAGAAAATGACAACAGAGGAATTTCATCAAATTTTAAAAGAGCTTACTGAAAATGAAAAGTGGTCTGAAAAAATAGCAAAATCGCGGGACTTGCATTTAAAAGAACGCTTAGCTTATGTCAATAAAAACGGCATCAAAACATATGGTATTGTTATGACAGGCCCAACAAAAGAAATTTTGAAGCTAAAGGATAATAAGCATGTAAAAGGATTAGAACTAGGTGAGGTGGAACTTTGGCAATGGGAATAAGAACAAAGCGAAATCATGAAGAACCCCTTATTGGGTTAATATCGTTTGGAATCGGTTTTTTAGGATTGATTTTAGCTAATGTGACCATTTTAACGCAAAAGATGTATTTAGAGCTTCTTCTTCCATTCTTATTTATTGGAGGAGGACTTGGTTTCATTAGTTTATTTTTAAAGCGCCGAAAAAGCACACTGTCACTTTTAGGTTTTTTACTGAACGTGGTTATTTTAATTTCATCTGCGCTTGTTGTACATTATATAGGGGTAATTCACAACCTACCTTAAAAGGCTCGGGAACTTCATCCCCAGCCTTTTTTTTGGTTTGAGTAGTTTATAACGTTGTTAATAAAAGAAAGCTTTTGACTAATATATTCTTGAAGATCGTGAACCCCATTTCTTACAAGGCCATGTTTAAAGCTGCCGAAGTTTTGGGCAATCTTAGGTGTGCTGCGTAAGTAGTCGCGCCAAAGTAGTCCGTTTCTCCACCGCTCTCCATCATAAAGAACAATATGTAAGTTAATCGAAAGGTTTGTTCGTTTTGTAAAAAGCAATCTTTCATTTTCTATTTCTTCAGTTAATGTGTAATCAAGACTTTCTAATTTATGATAGAGTGGCTCTGTCAGTCGTAAAGAATACATGCCTGCTTGAATATCGATAACAGGTCTTGCAATCATCCCTTCAACAGCAGTACTTCCTACATGTTCTATATCACATAAGTCCATACCTAACGCTTTTTTGATTCGATGCTTTTCATAATGGAAGAGCTTCGGCCACGCTGGGTCATAAGTGGAAAGTGAAATGGTTTCTTCTTTTTTCAATCTTTATCCCTCCCAAATCACCATTCATTAAAAGTATACAAAAAAAATACTCGTTTGTTATCAAATTTGATGATTATAAGCAAACGGTAATGAAAAAGTAATCGGTTTGTAAATTTCAATCATACTATGCAAACTTAAACGATATATAGGAACTAAGTCAAGAAAGACTTATTGAGTCTTTTTTGACTTAACGTATGCACAGAGCAGAGAATAAAAGTCTTTTCTTATCGTCTTTTTAAAAGTTGGCACGGAACTTGCATTATAAGAGAGGGAAGACTTTATTTAGAGGAGAGATTGCAATGAGCAAAGAATATAAGAAATCAGAACAGCTATTAAAACGAAGAGAAGCTATTGTCCCAAAAGGCGTTAGTTATGGGAATAAGGCATTTGCTCAAAAAGCAGAGGGAGCTCTTGTTACAGACGTAGATGGCAATACATTTATTGATTTTGCAGGAGCGATTGGCACAATTAACGTTGGCCATAGTCATCCAAAAGTGACAGAAGCCTTGCACAAACAAATTGATGATTTTATTCATAC
The sequence above is a segment of the Priestia filamentosa genome. Coding sequences within it:
- a CDS encoding FAD-dependent oxidoreductase — its product is MRCMYDMVIVGSNLTGLSAAKAFHEREEGARVLILAQSTEEAYSENNMIDTEIYAGKNTVEQNLVKQGHEELYRFCDQHSIPYKKCGKLIVAKDEKEVELLHFLQRNDENSTVLSQEELFEREPFALGVGALYLPSAGIVEYKKVASALLQEVTESGAEIRYDEKVKSIVEGKKSVVVETNNGAYYAKKYINCEESQSDKVAKLSDYYTDIEKFPLQRQYYSVKEAKLQHIVSPVPSALVPFVNIYVAPTLNGGMEVGSSINEGHGKGNIKEFISNISSIRKVSSYKSMLGTYKKAMKDVGSEEYFLEQVQTVIPSIAREDLIPHFTEQDQAVVITDDQFRDGFFFINGECSAHVVQIPYYGRKASFAIGQYLVNQVYEPTLLS
- a CDS encoding YvrJ family protein; protein product: MDQFISIASEVGFPIAVSIYLLHRIEGRLNALIESVDKLPERLF
- a CDS encoding anti-sigma factor produces the protein MDNEFRKKLELYKEGKLSQAEEEELEQDLEKFEVYQDFLDEEFEPNMEEQGLSEEKKLKLINLGRRKAVIKAALLGSVLLLSILPAGTLLTYIFYGYGEEQNMANRFLDVASDTVMVTEPNVQVDRNKFHEQVGLFTLSANLDMWKQVGTEQTRIGDKGLNLWFSNLENVDHNYLSDSFSSSQKVKDLKIHHPSVSPFPSSEKEWQRLSQLPEGTVAEAYVSFDKLYDPSDVENLLGNIDHKTLWYAIDTGYEKEQKDKNGVVVTPMGYPVQNGIENPKKMTTEEFHQILKELTENEKWSEKIAKSRDLHLKERLAYVNKNGIKTYGIVMTGPTKEILKLKDNKHVKGLELGEVELWQWE
- a CDS encoding GrpB family protein translates to MKKEETISLSTYDPAWPKLFHYEKHRIKKALGMDLCDIEHVGSTAVEGMIARPVIDIQAGMYSLRLTEPLYHKLESLDYTLTEEIENERLLFTKRTNLSINLHIVLYDGERWRNGLLWRDYLRSTPKIAQNFGSFKHGLVRNGVHDLQEYISQKLSFINNVINYSNQKKGWG
- a CDS encoding DUF1659 domain-containing protein; translation: MANTILQTRKLRLVFLEGTNEKGNPVYAFKTYNTKASSTEDQLYKAANALASLQSLPLERVEQNDVHFIVE
- a CDS encoding sigma-70 family RNA polymerase sigma factor; this translates as MDEQTLEDLYRQYVTDVYRYLLSLSKDHYISEDLVQEVFYRAYLHVDKDETTNIKAWLFRVAHNVWIDFLRKHKRVSVVDDEFFRTVQSNDQVEKQVLTKDSVQNVFNAMDELSPKYRQAVLLSDVRELTYQEAADEMGVSLANYKSILFRARRKLRKLKEKDDDIG
- a CDS encoding DUF2922 domain-containing protein gives rise to the protein MEKTLSMQFLNESGKSVSISLQHPRENVTEAEIKAVMEELILQNIFSSQGGDFKEVKGAQIVSREVTELIV